One window of the Amycolatopsis mediterranei genome contains the following:
- a CDS encoding ArsR/SmtB family transcription factor: protein MTTAVDDDLWSAVGDPTRRRMLDLLLNEGSGTATSLSEHLPVTRQAVAKHLAVLDRAGLVHAHSAGREKQFRVDEDQLARAVAQLTDVGTAWDARLRRIKRIAETIEKTIERKQ, encoded by the coding sequence GTGACCACCGCCGTGGACGACGACCTCTGGTCGGCCGTCGGCGACCCCACCCGCCGCCGGATGCTCGACCTGCTGCTCAACGAGGGGAGTGGCACCGCGACCAGCCTCAGCGAACACCTGCCCGTGACCCGCCAAGCCGTCGCCAAGCACCTCGCCGTCCTCGATCGCGCCGGGCTCGTCCACGCCCACAGCGCCGGCCGCGAAAAACAGTTCCGCGTCGACGAAGACCAGCTCGCGCGCGCCGTCGCCCAGCTCACCGACGTCGGCACCGCCTGGGACGCCCGGCTCCGCCGCATCAAGCGCATCGCCGAGACCATCGAAAAAACCATCGAAAGGAAACAGTAG
- a CDS encoding SRPBCC family protein, protein MDILHRIGIHNASPDQVYDAITTIDGLAGWWTEKTVGDTEPGGVIAFRFIPGGFDMKVLELEPGRLVRWEVVDGPPEWIGTTIRWELEQRSDYTIVLFKHEGWREAGEFMHHCSTKWAIYLMSLKQLVETGEGAPAPRDVMISDWH, encoded by the coding sequence ATGGACATCCTGCACCGCATCGGCATCCACAACGCCAGCCCGGACCAGGTCTACGACGCGATCACCACGATCGACGGCCTGGCCGGTTGGTGGACCGAGAAGACCGTCGGCGACACCGAACCCGGCGGCGTCATCGCCTTCCGCTTCATCCCGGGCGGCTTCGACATGAAGGTCCTCGAACTCGAGCCGGGCCGGCTCGTCCGCTGGGAAGTCGTCGACGGGCCACCGGAGTGGATCGGCACGACGATCCGCTGGGAGCTCGAGCAGCGCAGCGACTACACGATCGTCCTGTTCAAGCACGAAGGCTGGCGCGAGGCGGGCGAGTTCATGCACCACTGCAGCACGAAGTGGGCGATCTACCTGATGAGCCTCAAGCAACTCGTGGAGACCGGGGAGGGCGCTCCGGCACCGCGGGACGTGATGATCAGCGACTGGCACTGA
- a CDS encoding tyrosine-type recombinase/integrase, which translates to MRYKIHMKVSEAQQAFFAARRPRKDSPHTTDAYRRDLAGITTLLVSELGRPAEDLEVADLTGPALRSAFGAFADGHAKSSVLRAWSTWNQFLTFCVADGLLAGNPMGAVARPRTPALTPKPLRGEETPEQLLSAAAAGSRRARDPWPERDVLVIALGLVAGLRAAEMRALSARSLVGRAGELRLHVKGKGSRDRSIPVQPVLAELIERYRESCRVRFPNVRFSPGSPLLLDRAGEPIGRGALEYLVKSCYRGAGLHDRVPAGANLHALRHTFATRLAEDGATASEIMALLGHASLATSQNYIEATGREQRAAAASNRTYRALDGLG; encoded by the coding sequence GTGCGGTACAAGATCCACATGAAGGTTTCCGAGGCCCAGCAAGCCTTCTTCGCCGCCCGTCGGCCTCGCAAGGACTCGCCGCACACCACCGACGCCTACCGCCGGGATCTGGCCGGCATCACCACTCTCCTGGTTTCGGAGCTCGGCCGTCCGGCCGAGGACCTGGAGGTCGCCGACCTCACCGGGCCTGCGCTGCGGTCGGCGTTCGGCGCGTTCGCCGACGGGCACGCGAAGAGCTCGGTGCTGCGGGCGTGGTCGACGTGGAACCAGTTCCTCACGTTCTGCGTGGCGGACGGTCTGCTGGCGGGCAATCCGATGGGGGCGGTGGCGCGGCCGCGGACGCCGGCGTTGACACCGAAGCCGTTGCGGGGCGAGGAAACCCCGGAGCAGCTGCTGTCGGCGGCGGCCGCGGGTTCGCGGCGCGCGCGGGATCCGTGGCCGGAGCGCGACGTGCTGGTGATCGCGCTGGGGCTGGTGGCGGGGTTGCGGGCGGCGGAGATGCGGGCGCTGTCGGCGCGGTCGCTGGTGGGGCGCGCCGGTGAGCTGCGGTTGCACGTGAAGGGCAAGGGCAGCCGGGATCGGTCGATTCCGGTGCAGCCGGTGCTGGCGGAGCTGATCGAACGGTACCGGGAGTCGTGCCGGGTGCGGTTCCCGAATGTGCGGTTCTCCCCTGGTTCGCCGTTGTTGCTGGATCGGGCGGGTGAGCCGATCGGGCGGGGGGCGCTGGAGTACCTGGTGAAGTCGTGTTACCGGGGTGCGGGGTTGCACGACCGGGTGCCGGCGGGGGCGAATCTGCACGCGTTGCGGCACACGTTCGCGACGCGGCTGGCGGAGGACGGGGCGACGGCGTCGGAGATCATGGCGTTGCTGGGGCACGCGAGCTTGGCGACGAGCCAGAACTACATCGAGGCGACGGGCCGTGAGCAGCGGGCGGCGGCGGCGAGCAACCGGACGTATCGGGCGTTGGACGGGCTGGGCTGA
- a CDS encoding glycerophosphodiester phosphodiesterase, translated as MHASFPYLADPVPRAFAHRGWHLGELEGLENSLPAFRRACAEGYRYLETDVHATADGVVVVHHDPDLDRTTDGSGAIAAQTWEQLKGVKVGGKAPLSRLEDVLEELPDARFNVDVKADRAVEPFVRVLERMQAFDRVAGAAFSDARLVRLRKLAGPRLVTAMGPRSAFALWVRGRLPLLPLGRLVLGAMAQVPVRQGALRVVDKAFLSIAGRSGIEVHTWTIDDPAEMRMLLDLGVHGIVTDRPDLLREVLIERGKWRQSQEP; from the coding sequence ATGCACGCGTCGTTCCCGTACCTGGCTGATCCGGTCCCCCGTGCGTTTGCCCACCGGGGGTGGCACCTCGGTGAGCTCGAGGGGCTGGAGAACTCGTTGCCGGCGTTCCGGCGGGCGTGTGCGGAGGGGTACCGGTACCTCGAGACGGATGTGCACGCGACGGCGGACGGTGTGGTGGTGGTGCACCACGACCCGGATCTGGATCGGACCACCGATGGCTCGGGGGCGATCGCGGCGCAGACGTGGGAGCAGCTGAAGGGGGTCAAGGTCGGTGGGAAGGCGCCGTTGTCGCGGCTGGAGGACGTGCTGGAGGAGCTGCCGGACGCGCGGTTCAACGTGGATGTGAAGGCCGATCGGGCGGTGGAGCCGTTCGTGCGGGTGCTGGAGCGCATGCAGGCGTTCGACCGGGTGGCGGGGGCGGCGTTCTCGGATGCGCGGCTGGTGCGGTTGCGGAAGCTGGCGGGGCCGCGGCTGGTGACGGCGATGGGTCCGCGGTCGGCGTTCGCGTTGTGGGTGCGGGGGCGGTTGCCGTTGTTGCCGCTGGGGCGGCTGGTGCTGGGGGCGATGGCGCAGGTGCCGGTGCGGCAGGGGGCGTTGCGGGTGGTGGACAAGGCGTTCTTGTCGATCGCCGGGCGTTCGGGGATCGAGGTGCACACGTGGACGATCGACGATCCGGCGGAGATGCGGATGCTGCTGGATCTGGGGGTGCACGGGATCGTGACGGATCGGCCGGATCTGTTGCGTGAGGTGCTGATCGAGCGGGGTAAGTGGCGGCAGTCGCAGGAGCCGTGA
- a CDS encoding transglycosylase family protein codes for MIQNRRRTVARTLLLAIVAMGLPLTAPAAASADPASSTWAKLRMCESSGRYATNTGNGYYGAYQFDLPTWRSVGGQGRPDQATPAEQDYRALYLYRMRGWQPWQCAGMLNLPADADARSKRVPTYTESAYIGGGLPAPPPGPGGPKPAWPGVVYRYGDCADPLKTFQLRMNAFGYGFTGTGCYLEKTRTAVLDLQRANGINDSGLLGPKTWEAAWTGKPPR; via the coding sequence ATGATCCAGAACCGTCGACGCACCGTAGCGAGAACCCTGCTCCTCGCCATCGTCGCCATGGGTCTGCCGCTCACCGCCCCGGCCGCCGCCTCCGCCGACCCCGCGTCGAGCACCTGGGCCAAGCTCCGCATGTGCGAATCGAGCGGCCGCTACGCCACCAACACCGGCAACGGCTACTACGGCGCCTACCAGTTCGACCTGCCCACCTGGCGCAGCGTCGGCGGCCAAGGACGCCCCGACCAGGCCACCCCCGCCGAACAGGACTACCGCGCCCTCTACCTCTACCGCATGCGCGGCTGGCAACCCTGGCAGTGCGCCGGCATGCTCAACCTCCCCGCCGACGCCGACGCCCGCAGCAAACGCGTCCCCACCTACACCGAATCCGCCTACATCGGCGGCGGCCTCCCGGCCCCACCCCCGGGCCCCGGCGGCCCCAAACCCGCCTGGCCCGGCGTCGTCTACCGCTACGGCGACTGCGCCGACCCGCTCAAAACCTTCCAGCTCCGCATGAACGCCTTCGGCTACGGCTTCACCGGCACCGGCTGCTACCTCGAAAAGACCCGCACCGCCGTCCTCGACCTCCAGCGCGCCAACGGCATCAACGACAGCGGCCTCCTCGGCCCCAAAACCTGGGAAGCCGCCTGGACCGGCAAACCCCCTCGCTGA
- a CDS encoding MFS transporter — protein MTLAGTRSTKRERWGWYFYDWANSPFYSSTTTVFGALSMSSIAAADAKANITLNGDRACLNAAGGTDTLHNCDVTLFGLQFPAGSVWGYLLSVATVVQVLVLPIAGAVADRSHNKRRILGGFAFLGAVAAAAMYFFSGSHWQLGAVLFIVANIGYGGSLVVYYSFLVDIGGPDERDGISAKGWAFGYLGGGLALALQLVFYLKHDLFGVDQGPAVQICFLTSGLWWAAFTFPAVRRLPRRHVPVDVAPGRSVLRAGFSELWRTLVAAKAYPLTLAFLGSYLVFTDGINTVVTVSAQYGKDELGFGNEVLIVTILVIQFVAYLGGTLHGLVARRVGAKRTILGSLVVWIAVLGGAYFVQPKQMLQFLAVAVGIGLVLGGTNALSRSLFSQMIPAGKDAQYYSLYVVGERGTSWLGPLVFAGVGQVTGSFRLAIVALVVFFAAGLVLVWLVPVRRAIVAAGNRPPEVL, from the coding sequence ATGACGCTGGCCGGGACGCGCTCGACCAAGCGCGAGCGCTGGGGCTGGTATTTCTACGACTGGGCGAATTCGCCGTTCTATTCGTCGACGACGACGGTGTTCGGGGCGCTGTCGATGAGCTCGATCGCGGCGGCGGACGCGAAGGCGAACATCACCCTTAACGGGGACCGTGCGTGCCTGAACGCGGCGGGTGGGACGGACACGCTGCACAACTGCGACGTGACGTTGTTCGGGCTGCAGTTCCCGGCCGGTTCGGTGTGGGGTTACCTGCTGTCGGTGGCGACGGTGGTGCAGGTGCTGGTGCTGCCGATCGCGGGTGCGGTGGCCGACCGCAGCCACAACAAGCGGCGGATCCTGGGTGGCTTCGCGTTCCTGGGCGCGGTGGCCGCGGCGGCGATGTACTTCTTCTCGGGGTCGCATTGGCAGCTGGGTGCGGTGCTGTTCATCGTGGCGAACATCGGTTACGGGGGTTCGCTGGTCGTCTACTACTCGTTCCTGGTCGACATCGGCGGGCCGGACGAGCGGGACGGCATTTCGGCGAAGGGCTGGGCGTTCGGGTACCTGGGTGGCGGGCTGGCGCTGGCGTTGCAGCTGGTGTTCTACCTGAAGCACGATCTGTTCGGGGTGGACCAGGGGCCGGCGGTGCAGATCTGCTTCCTGACCTCGGGGTTGTGGTGGGCGGCGTTCACCTTCCCGGCGGTGCGGCGGCTCCCCCGCCGGCACGTGCCGGTCGACGTCGCGCCGGGGCGTTCGGTGTTGCGGGCGGGGTTCTCGGAGCTGTGGCGGACGCTGGTCGCGGCGAAGGCGTATCCGTTGACGCTGGCATTCCTGGGCAGCTACCTGGTCTTCACGGACGGGATCAACACGGTGGTGACGGTGTCGGCGCAGTACGGCAAGGACGAGCTGGGGTTCGGCAACGAGGTGCTGATCGTCACGATCCTGGTGATCCAGTTCGTGGCGTACCTGGGTGGGACGCTGCACGGGCTGGTGGCGCGGCGGGTCGGGGCGAAGCGGACGATCCTGGGCAGCCTGGTGGTGTGGATCGCGGTGCTGGGCGGGGCGTACTTCGTGCAGCCGAAGCAAATGCTGCAGTTCCTGGCGGTGGCGGTGGGGATCGGGCTGGTGCTGGGCGGGACGAACGCGCTGTCGCGGTCGCTGTTCAGCCAGATGATCCCGGCGGGCAAGGACGCGCAGTACTACTCGCTCTACGTGGTGGGTGAGCGTGGGACGTCGTGGCTGGGGCCGCTGGTGTTCGCCGGGGTCGGGCAGGTGACGGGGTCGTTCCGGCTGGCCATCGTGGCGCTGGTGGTCTTCTTCGCGGCCGGGCTGGTGCTGGTGTGGCTGGTGCCGGTGCGGCGGGCGATCGTGGCGGCGGGCAACCGTCCGCCGGAGGTTCTGTAG
- a CDS encoding thymidine kinase: MTLLNDAAGPDPTDALSSVPAAGSRRGTPPVGRLKFCYGPMDCGKSTLALQIDHNHARQGRRGLVLVRHDRSGAPQISSRIGLTRQAVEVGEDTDVRDLVRQEWAQGRHVDYVVVDEAQFLSPGQVDQLAELADEVEIDVYCFGIATDFRSRLFPGAARLFELADELQPVQVEVLCWCGLSGRFNARVVDGEVVREGDTVVVADTEQSVVETSASARFEAEFATVRYQVLCRRHFRSGDLGPVTAHHGQLRLT, from the coding sequence GTGACCTTGCTCAACGACGCCGCCGGCCCTGATCCCACCGATGCCCTGTCGTCGGTTCCCGCGGCCGGTTCGCGCCGTGGGACGCCGCCGGTGGGCAGGCTGAAGTTCTGTTACGGGCCGATGGACTGCGGGAAGTCGACCCTGGCGCTGCAGATCGACCACAACCACGCGCGGCAGGGCCGCCGGGGGCTGGTGCTGGTGCGCCACGACCGGTCGGGTGCGCCGCAGATCTCGAGCCGGATCGGGCTGACCCGGCAGGCGGTGGAGGTCGGTGAGGACACCGACGTGCGTGACCTGGTGCGGCAGGAGTGGGCGCAGGGGCGGCACGTGGACTACGTGGTGGTGGACGAGGCGCAGTTCCTCTCCCCCGGTCAGGTCGACCAGCTGGCGGAGCTGGCCGACGAGGTCGAGATCGACGTCTACTGCTTCGGGATCGCGACGGACTTCCGGAGCCGGTTGTTCCCGGGAGCCGCTCGTCTGTTCGAACTGGCGGACGAGTTGCAGCCGGTTCAGGTGGAGGTGCTGTGCTGGTGCGGGCTGTCCGGGCGGTTCAACGCGCGGGTGGTGGACGGCGAGGTGGTGCGCGAGGGCGATACCGTCGTGGTGGCAGATACCGAACAATCCGTAGTTGAAACTTCAGCTTCAGCACGTTTTGAGGCCGAATTCGCTACGGTGCGTTATCAGGTATTGTGCCGCCGCCACTTTCGATCGGGTGACTTGGGACCGGTTACTGCCCATCACGGTCAGTTACGGTTGACCTGA
- a CDS encoding RNA polymerase-binding protein RbpA, translating into MADRVLRGSRLGAVSYETDRNHDLAPRRTVRYACPKNHEFEVPFSDDAEIPTVWECRLHGSESEIVDGGQPEQKKVKPPRTHWDMLLERRTIPELEDLLNERLAELKGRRTSRSA; encoded by the coding sequence ATGGCCGACCGTGTTCTTCGTGGAAGCCGGCTGGGAGCGGTCAGCTACGAGACCGACCGCAACCACGACCTCGCCCCACGCCGCACCGTGCGCTACGCCTGCCCGAAGAACCACGAGTTCGAGGTGCCGTTCTCCGACGACGCCGAGATCCCGACGGTCTGGGAGTGCCGCCTGCACGGCAGCGAATCGGAGATCGTCGATGGCGGGCAGCCCGAGCAGAAGAAGGTCAAGCCGCCGCGCACCCACTGGGACATGCTGCTCGAGCGGCGCACGATCCCCGAGCTCGAGGATCTGCTCAACGAACGTCTCGCCGAGCTGAAGGGCCGCCGCACCTCCCGGTCGGCGTGA
- a CDS encoding NUDIX domain-containing protein yields MTSSTSLSRNPRVRVTQVELLSSAWYVLRRTTFDYRHGDGRWTTEQRETYDRGNGATVLLYDLEGGTVLLTRQFRYPVYVNDHPDGMFVETAAGLLDADDPETAIRREAQEETGVRIGALEHVFDVYTSPGSVTERLHCYAAPYDPADRGAGGGIAEEGEDIEVLELPFTKALAMIGTGEIADAKTIMLLQWAALHGPFRPA; encoded by the coding sequence ATGACCTCTTCGACAAGCCTGTCCCGCAACCCGCGGGTCCGGGTCACCCAAGTGGAGCTGCTCTCGTCGGCCTGGTACGTGCTGCGCCGCACGACGTTCGACTACCGGCACGGCGACGGCCGCTGGACGACCGAGCAGCGCGAGACCTACGACCGCGGCAACGGCGCCACGGTGCTGCTCTACGACCTCGAGGGCGGCACGGTCCTGCTGACCCGCCAGTTCCGCTACCCGGTCTACGTCAACGACCACCCGGACGGCATGTTCGTGGAGACCGCGGCCGGTCTGCTGGACGCCGACGACCCGGAAACGGCGATCCGGCGGGAGGCGCAAGAGGAGACAGGTGTGCGGATCGGCGCACTGGAGCACGTGTTCGACGTCTACACGAGCCCGGGCTCGGTCACCGAGCGCCTGCACTGCTACGCGGCGCCCTACGACCCCGCCGACCGCGGCGCAGGCGGCGGCATCGCGGAGGAAGGCGAAGACATCGAGGTCCTCGAGCTCCCGTTCACCAAGGCCCTGGCCATGATCGGAACCGGCGAGATCGCCGACGCCAAGACGATCATGCTGCTGCAGTGGGCGGCCCTGCACGGCCCTTTCCGCCCGGCCTAA
- a CDS encoding DeoR/GlpR family DNA-binding transcription regulator translates to MLVGERRELLLARLAADGKVLAKDVAAELGVSEDSIRRDLRDLAAAGLCQRVYGGALPVSPALADYSSRTSIAVGGKDRVATVAAALVRPGSTVILDGGTTTLALAKALPEDLEATVVTHSPTVAVALLGHPGIEVFLLGGRLFRHSAVTCGAAAAEAAQSISADVFLLGVTGVHPEAGLTTGDADEAAMKRTLARRAADTYVLASAEKLGAASRFTVLPFGDIAGIITDADDQNVQELANQGVPILRA, encoded by the coding sequence ATGCTGGTCGGGGAACGCCGTGAACTGCTGCTCGCCCGGCTCGCCGCCGACGGCAAGGTCCTGGCCAAGGACGTCGCGGCCGAGCTGGGGGTTTCCGAGGACAGCATCCGCCGCGACCTGCGCGACCTCGCCGCGGCCGGGCTCTGCCAGCGCGTCTACGGCGGCGCGCTGCCCGTCTCCCCCGCCCTCGCCGACTACTCGAGCCGGACGTCCATCGCCGTCGGCGGCAAGGACCGGGTCGCCACGGTGGCCGCCGCGCTGGTGCGGCCCGGCTCCACGGTCATCCTCGACGGCGGCACGACCACGCTGGCCCTCGCGAAGGCCCTCCCCGAAGACCTCGAGGCCACCGTCGTCACGCACAGCCCGACCGTCGCCGTCGCCCTGCTCGGCCACCCCGGCATCGAGGTGTTCCTGCTGGGCGGCCGGTTGTTCCGGCACTCCGCGGTCACCTGCGGCGCGGCCGCGGCCGAGGCCGCCCAATCGATCAGCGCCGACGTCTTCCTGCTCGGCGTCACCGGTGTCCACCCCGAAGCCGGGCTGACCACCGGCGACGCCGACGAAGCCGCGATGAAGCGCACCCTGGCCCGGCGCGCGGCCGACACCTACGTGCTGGCCAGCGCCGAGAAGCTGGGCGCGGCGTCACGGTTCACCGTGCTGCCCTTCGGCGACATCGCCGGGATCATCACCGACGCCGACGACCAGAACGTGCAGGAACTGGCAAACCAGGGCGTGCCGATCCTGCGGGCGTGA
- a CDS encoding PIG-L deacetylase family protein, which yields MGPVTTIVAFHAHADDPVLLSGGTLARAAADGHRVVVVVATDGMAAEHPTPRWAELEAAAAILGVRRVVHLGYADSGHGPELYADPPGRQRFARADTEEAAHRLAALLQEERADLLLGYDAGGGYGHRDHVKVHEVARRAARLTGTRLLEATLPRDFALRFVRVVRALRIPFEYDVDALEHAYSPASAITHRFDVRRFAARKQAALAAHVSDVRGRGRLSAVLRLLVWLPAPLFGLVAGREWYAEVTPAGSARPGLPVPARSGRRRR from the coding sequence ATGGGGCCGGTGACGACCATCGTGGCCTTCCACGCCCACGCCGACGACCCGGTCCTGCTCAGCGGCGGCACGCTCGCCCGTGCCGCGGCCGACGGGCACCGGGTGGTGGTCGTGGTGGCCACCGACGGCATGGCCGCCGAGCACCCGACGCCGCGCTGGGCCGAGCTGGAGGCCGCCGCGGCCATCCTCGGCGTCCGGCGGGTCGTGCACCTGGGGTACGCCGACAGCGGCCACGGTCCGGAGCTGTACGCGGACCCGCCCGGCCGGCAGCGCTTCGCCCGCGCGGACACCGAGGAAGCCGCGCACCGGCTCGCGGCCCTGCTGCAGGAGGAGCGCGCCGACCTGCTGCTCGGCTACGACGCCGGCGGCGGTTACGGGCACCGCGACCACGTGAAGGTGCACGAAGTGGCCCGCCGGGCCGCCCGGCTGACCGGGACGCGGCTGCTGGAGGCCACCCTGCCCCGCGACTTCGCGCTGCGGTTCGTGCGGGTGGTCCGGGCGCTGCGCATCCCGTTCGAATACGACGTCGATGCGCTCGAGCACGCTTACAGTCCGGCTTCGGCCATCACTCACCGGTTCGACGTGCGGCGGTTCGCCGCGCGCAAGCAGGCGGCCCTGGCCGCGCACGTGTCGGACGTCCGCGGCCGCGGACGGCTTTCGGCGGTGCTGCGGCTGCTCGTCTGGCTGCCGGCACCGCTGTTCGGACTGGTGGCCGGCCGCGAGTGGTACGCCGAGGTCACGCCCGCAGGATCGGCACGCCCTGGTTTGCCAGTTCCTGCACGTTCTGGTCGTCGGCGTCGGTGA
- a CDS encoding polyprenol monophosphomannose synthase: MSQAPRGARGIEPVLVVIPTYNERENLGPILDRLRKALPDVHVLVVDDGSPDGTGELADERAAADDHIQVLHRTEKAGLGAAYIAGFRWGLAREYNTIVEMDADGSHAPEDLPRLLDAVGDADLAIGSRYVPGGSVVNWPVNRQILSRGANIYSQIALGMRTRDITAGFRAYRRPVLEKLALDEVNSHGYCFQIDLTIRTADAGFEIVEVPITFTEREIGESKMSGSIIREAFLRVAKWGVERRWHQLRKLVKRA, from the coding sequence ATGTCGCAGGCGCCGCGGGGGGCCCGGGGAATCGAGCCGGTGCTGGTGGTGATCCCGACCTACAACGAGCGGGAGAACCTCGGCCCGATCCTGGATCGCCTGCGCAAGGCACTCCCGGACGTGCATGTGCTCGTGGTGGACGACGGCAGCCCGGACGGCACCGGCGAGCTCGCCGACGAGCGCGCGGCCGCCGACGACCACATCCAGGTGCTGCACCGCACCGAGAAGGCCGGCCTCGGCGCCGCCTACATCGCCGGGTTCCGCTGGGGCCTGGCGCGCGAGTACAACACGATCGTCGAGATGGACGCCGACGGCTCGCACGCCCCGGAGGACCTGCCCCGCCTGCTCGACGCCGTCGGTGACGCCGACCTGGCGATCGGCTCGCGCTACGTGCCGGGCGGCAGCGTCGTGAACTGGCCGGTGAACCGCCAGATCCTCTCCCGCGGCGCCAACATCTACTCGCAGATCGCGCTGGGCATGCGCACCCGCGACATCACCGCGGGCTTCCGCGCCTACCGCCGCCCGGTGCTGGAGAAGCTGGCTCTGGACGAGGTCAACTCGCACGGCTACTGCTTCCAGATCGACCTGACGATCCGCACGGCCGACGCCGGCTTCGAGATCGTCGAGGTCCCGATCACCTTCACCGAGCGCGAGATCGGCGAGTCGAAGATGAGCGGCTCGATCATCCGCGAGGCATTCCTGCGGGTGGCCAAGTGGGGCGTCGAGCGCCGCTGGCACCAGCTGCGCAAGCTCGTCAAGCGCGCCTGA
- the lnt gene encoding apolipoprotein N-acyltransferase → MAVTVADPEPGAPHQHARTRRFPPAWVLRTAAALVSGFAYYLSFAPRPLWWLAPLAFAGLALVLRGRRFRAGFGYGFAFGFVFFLPLLTWLLDFLGPDFGPWPWLGLSFALALYHGLAGGLITLVSRLPAAPLWGALVFIALETPRAWFPFGGFPWGRVAFSQPEGAFLPLASIGGAPLVGLAVVLTGFGLATLAARLWDVRKLTRPVTFAALAALLPVVAGLALWPAIGTGAQDGERTVATVQGNAPDIGLALQGQRTVLRDNTIAESRRLLAAVRAGKVPQPDLLVWPESATTVTGPDLEVDQLVANFGVPALIGAIYRLPDGHLQNSVIAWDPRTGPGARYAKQQLVPFGEYVPARKVAQLVTPFLDSETVDMVPGDGANQTMPAAGTKVGVFICYETAFDYPARDAVRDGAELLVVPTNNAWYGRSEMSVQQLAMSRLRAVEHGRAVVVSAVSGVSAIVAPDGTVTSSTGLFTADSLVGRVPLRTQTTLSDRLGAWTEYGLLALAIAGVAGGLVLRFRTRRTSAGTAGETAD, encoded by the coding sequence GTGGCAGTCACCGTGGCGGACCCCGAACCGGGCGCCCCGCACCAGCACGCCCGCACGCGGCGGTTCCCCCCGGCCTGGGTGCTGCGCACCGCCGCGGCGCTGGTGTCCGGATTCGCCTATTACCTGAGCTTCGCGCCGCGCCCGCTGTGGTGGCTCGCGCCGCTGGCTTTCGCCGGGCTGGCGCTCGTGCTGCGCGGACGCCGCTTCCGGGCCGGCTTCGGCTACGGCTTCGCGTTCGGGTTCGTGTTCTTCCTCCCGCTGCTGACCTGGCTGCTGGACTTCCTCGGCCCCGACTTCGGCCCCTGGCCGTGGCTGGGCCTGTCGTTCGCGCTGGCGCTCTACCACGGCCTGGCGGGCGGCCTGATCACGCTGGTGTCCCGGCTGCCGGCCGCGCCGCTGTGGGGTGCGCTGGTGTTCATCGCGCTGGAGACGCCGCGCGCGTGGTTCCCCTTCGGCGGCTTCCCGTGGGGCCGCGTCGCCTTCAGCCAGCCCGAAGGCGCGTTCCTGCCGCTCGCCTCGATCGGCGGCGCCCCGCTGGTCGGCCTGGCCGTCGTCCTCACCGGCTTCGGCCTGGCCACCCTCGCCGCCCGTCTGTGGGACGTGCGCAAACTCACGCGGCCGGTGACCTTCGCCGCCCTCGCCGCGCTGCTGCCCGTCGTCGCGGGCCTGGCGCTGTGGCCGGCGATCGGCACCGGCGCGCAGGACGGCGAGCGCACCGTCGCGACCGTCCAGGGCAACGCGCCGGACATCGGGCTCGCGCTGCAGGGGCAGCGGACCGTGCTGCGCGACAACACCATCGCCGAGAGCCGGCGGCTGCTCGCGGCCGTCCGGGCCGGGAAGGTGCCCCAGCCCGACCTGCTGGTGTGGCCGGAGAGCGCCACCACCGTCACCGGCCCGGACCTGGAGGTCGACCAGCTCGTCGCGAACTTCGGCGTCCCGGCGCTGATCGGGGCGATCTACCGGCTCCCGGACGGGCACCTGCAGAACTCCGTCATCGCCTGGGACCCGCGCACCGGGCCCGGCGCGCGCTACGCCAAGCAGCAGCTGGTGCCCTTCGGCGAGTACGTCCCGGCCCGCAAGGTCGCCCAGCTCGTCACGCCGTTCCTCGACTCCGAGACCGTCGACATGGTCCCCGGCGACGGCGCGAACCAGACCATGCCCGCCGCGGGCACGAAGGTCGGCGTGTTCATCTGCTACGAGACGGCGTTCGACTACCCGGCCCGCGACGCCGTGCGCGACGGCGCCGAACTGCTCGTGGTGCCGACCAACAACGCCTGGTACGGCCGCAGCGAAATGAGCGTGCAGCAGCTGGCCATGTCCCGGCTGCGGGCGGTCGAACACGGCCGCGCCGTCGTGGTGTCGGCGGTCTCCGGGGTGAGCGCCATCGTCGCGCCCGACGGGACGGTGACCAGCTCAACGGGCCTTTTCACGGCGGATTCCCTGGTCGGGCGCGTGCCGCTGCGGACGCAGACTACGCTGTCGGATCGACTAGGTGCGTGGACGGAGTACGGGCTGCTGGCTCTGGCGATCGCCGGGGTGGCCGGTGGGCTCGTACTCCGTTTTCGCACCCGGCGCACCAGCGCCGGCACGGCAGGGGAAACGGCGGACTGA